One region of Armigeres subalbatus isolate Guangzhou_Male chromosome 3, GZ_Asu_2, whole genome shotgun sequence genomic DNA includes:
- the LOC134222858 gene encoding uncharacterized protein LOC134222858 — protein sequence MNPSDNNQHYGSYNPAPPSQESYAVYSPPSQSYQQQFPQQGFVSSHHHSVPDNNPGQTLNMSRMTTPGLYQHTQPSAIQQPNTGSFPAGGIQYFMDAACTVPAGSLPHQPQALNQFPPHQQRALMSQAASLSQPERTLSKQSQCVNPNCTHCCKPQTAPAGPNPRRQ from the exons ATGAATCCATCTG ACAATAATCAGCATTACGGTAGCTACAACCCTGCACCTCCTAGTCAGGAATCGTATGCCGTGTACTCTCCGCCGTCGCAGTCTTACCAGCAACAATTTCCACAGCAAGGATTCGTCTCGTCCCACCACCATTCTGTTCCCGACAATAACCCCGGTCAGACGCTAAACATGTCTCGCATGACAACTCCAGGACTATATCAACATACTCAACCGTCAGCAATTCAACAACCCAACACAGGTTCCTTTCCGGCGGGTGGCATCCAATATTTCATGG ACGCCGCCTGTACGGTTCCGGCCGGTTCGTTGCCCCATCAACCGCAAGCTTTGAATCAGTTCCCGCCCCACCAGCAACGGGCTCTGATGTCACAGGCGGCTTCGCTGTCCCAACCAGAGCGCACGTTGTCCAAGCAAAGCCAATGTGTCAATCCAAACTGTACCCACTGCTGCAAGCCCCAGACGGCGCCGGCCGGACCAAATCCCCGACGACAGTAA